From the genome of Gemmatimonadota bacterium:
GTTTCATGCCCCTCGTCCTGTACGACACCTACACCCGCAGCCTGCGTGAATTCGAACCGCTGTCCCCGGACGAGGTGGGGCTCTACGCCTGCGGCCCCACGGTCTACGATTTCCCCCACATCGGCAACATGCGTACCTACGTGTTCGGCGACCTGCTGCGTCGCGCGCTGGTTTTCAACGGGTACAAGGTCCGCCACGTGATGAACATTACGGACGTGGGGCACCTGACGTCCGATGCGGACACCGGCGAGGACAAGATGGAAGAAGGCGCGCGCCGCGCCGGGAAGACGGCCTGGGAGATCGCCGAGTACTACACCGGGGTCTTCAAGGAGGACATGCGGCGGCTCAATATCCTCGAGCCGGACACCTGGTGCCGGGCCACCGACCATATCGAAGAGCAGATCCGGGAAATCCAGTGCATCGAAGCAAAGGGATTCACGTACCGCACTTCCGACGGGATCTATTTCGACACGTCGAAACAGCCGGATTACGGGTATCTCGCCCGGCTGGACGTGGAGGGACTGGAGGCGGGTGCCCGGGTCGACATGGCGGAGAAGCGCAGCATCACCGATTTCGCTTTGTGGAAGTTCAGCCCGCCGGACGAGCAGCGGCAAATGGAATGGGACAGTCCCTGGGGCGTAGGGTTCCCGGGTTGGCACATCGAGTGCTCGGCCATGTCGGCCAGGTACCTCGGACCTTTTTTTGACATCCATCTGGGCGGCGAAGACCACATCTCGGTGCACCATTCGAACGAGATCGCCCAGACCGAGGCCTGTCACGGCACGCGCCTGGCCAACTTCTGGATGCACGGCTACTTCCTGCAACTGGGAGA
Proteins encoded in this window:
- the cysS gene encoding cysteine--tRNA ligase, which gives rise to MPLVLYDTYTRSLREFEPLSPDEVGLYACGPTVYDFPHIGNMRTYVFGDLLRRALVFNGYKVRHVMNITDVGHLTSDADTGEDKMEEGARRAGKTAWEIAEYYTGVFKEDMRRLNILEPDTWCRATDHIEEQIREIQCIEAKGFTYRTSDGIYFDTSKQPDYGYLARLDVEGLEAGARVDMAEKRSITDFALWKFSPPDEQRQMEWDSPWGVGFPGWHIECSAMSARYLGPFFDIHLGGEDHISVHHSNEIAQTEACHGTRLANFWMHGYFLQLGDAKMAKSAGGFLRVQTLIDRGYDPLVYRLFCLSASYRSKLNFKWESIEGAARQLNRLRLAVHGWGEPDAEADEAYMQRFTEVVNNDLNMPRAMSVVWDLVRSDLPDALKKATIMRFDEILGLSLAEWAPEETAVPDHIKALAEDRRQARAEKRYADADALRDQIIAAGFDIKDTPKGPEITPRAVATEAAN